The following proteins are encoded in a genomic region of Nocardioides renjunii:
- a CDS encoding DUF402 domain-containing protein produces the protein MSSHAPGTPIRCEMTKWGDRPHWRFDGVHLGSDEHGEWIGFPRGTHNQRPGHEFRAAVDAVTLVRSDAWYLATFQAPGIWCDLYVDVTTPPVWDGDVLRAVDLDLDVIRLSDPLPSGVVGQPGYAGRAPGEIFVDDEDEFAEHQVSLGYPSDVVAAAQASSDELVAAVRAGLPPYDGAHLRWLAELTRLSIA, from the coding sequence GTGAGCAGCCACGCCCCCGGGACCCCGATCCGCTGCGAGATGACCAAGTGGGGCGACCGCCCGCACTGGCGCTTCGACGGGGTCCACCTCGGCTCGGACGAGCACGGCGAGTGGATCGGCTTCCCGCGGGGCACGCACAACCAGCGCCCGGGCCACGAGTTCCGCGCCGCGGTCGACGCGGTGACGCTTGTGCGGTCGGACGCCTGGTACCTCGCGACGTTCCAGGCGCCGGGCATCTGGTGCGACCTCTACGTCGACGTCACCACCCCGCCCGTCTGGGACGGCGACGTGCTCCGGGCCGTCGACCTCGACCTCGACGTCATCCGGCTCTCCGACCCGCTCCCCTCCGGGGTCGTCGGCCAGCCCGGCTACGCCGGCCGCGCGCCGGGCGAGATCTTCGTCGACGACGAGGACGAGTTCGCCGAGCACCAGGTGTCGCTCGGCTACCCCTCCGACGTCGTCGCCGCGGCGCAGGCCAGCAGCGACGAGCTCGTCGCGGCGGTCCGCGCCGGCCTGCCGCCGTACGACGGCGCGCACCTGCGCTGGCTGGCCGAGCTCACTCGTCTGTCGATCGCCTGA
- a CDS encoding threonine/serine exporter family protein: MRDDDGPSHEGGSQQEEARAAAERAREINLTMDLCLRIGEMLLSSGAGAADVTATMRSVADHFGLRTADIDVTFISLSMSHQRSPDDVPTLMIRHVTQRDIDYEDLTAVDHLVRDILTDRADLYLARSRMATIVSLGHAFPRWAVTIAWAVMAAAVGVFLGGGAVVAVVAAVAAVLIDRVQLVMARRRLPFFYLQVAGGAIATLLAAAVAASPVEVDPSVVVTANIILLLAGIGLMGAVQDALTGFYLTASARLIEAMMATAGIIAGVALGISVAEGLGLELGQLVPGKVRASDLPAVLGGAAVSAAAFSVASYAPRRAVLPVGLTTAAAALVSQAVTASGFGRAAAAGAAAFFIGLVAYAVAGRVRVPPLVVAVPAIVPFLPGLSIYRGLTFLADGGYFVSQGIFALMTAITVAIALASGVILGEYVAQPLKREARRLENRLAGPRLVGPYRAMTRAERRALRRSTDE; encoded by the coding sequence GTGCGTGACGACGACGGGCCCTCCCACGAGGGGGGCAGCCAGCAGGAGGAGGCGCGCGCCGCCGCGGAGCGGGCCCGCGAGATCAACCTGACGATGGACCTGTGCCTGCGGATCGGCGAGATGCTGCTGTCCTCGGGCGCCGGTGCCGCCGACGTGACGGCCACCATGCGGTCCGTGGCCGACCACTTCGGCCTGCGCACGGCCGACATCGACGTCACCTTCATCTCGCTGTCGATGAGCCACCAGCGCTCGCCCGACGACGTACCGACGCTGATGATCCGCCACGTGACGCAGCGCGACATCGACTACGAGGACCTGACCGCGGTCGACCACCTCGTCCGCGACATCCTCACCGACCGCGCCGACCTCTACCTCGCCCGGTCCCGGATGGCGACGATCGTCTCCCTCGGCCACGCGTTCCCGCGCTGGGCGGTGACCATCGCGTGGGCCGTGATGGCGGCGGCGGTCGGCGTGTTCCTCGGCGGCGGCGCGGTGGTCGCCGTCGTCGCCGCGGTGGCCGCCGTCCTCATCGACCGGGTCCAGCTGGTGATGGCCCGTCGGCGGCTGCCGTTCTTCTACCTCCAGGTGGCCGGCGGGGCCATCGCGACCCTCCTCGCCGCCGCCGTCGCCGCCTCCCCGGTGGAGGTCGACCCCTCGGTCGTCGTGACCGCCAACATCATCCTGCTGCTCGCCGGCATCGGGCTGATGGGTGCGGTGCAGGACGCGCTCACCGGCTTCTACCTCACCGCGAGCGCGCGGCTGATCGAGGCGATGATGGCCACCGCGGGGATCATCGCGGGCGTCGCGCTCGGCATCTCCGTCGCCGAGGGCCTCGGCCTCGAGCTCGGCCAGCTGGTGCCCGGCAAGGTCCGGGCCTCCGACCTCCCGGCCGTCCTCGGCGGGGCGGCCGTGTCGGCGGCCGCGTTCAGCGTCGCGTCGTACGCCCCTCGCCGGGCGGTGCTGCCCGTCGGGCTGACGACCGCGGCGGCCGCCCTCGTCTCGCAGGCGGTCACCGCGAGCGGCTTCGGGCGGGCGGCGGCGGCCGGCGCCGCCGCCTTCTTCATCGGACTCGTCGCCTACGCCGTCGCCGGCCGCGTGCGGGTGCCGCCGCTGGTGGTCGCCGTGCCGGCGATCGTGCCGTTCCTGCCGGGGCTCTCGATCTACCGCGGCCTGACGTTCCTGGCCGACGGCGGCTACTTCGTCTCGCAGGGCATCTTCGCGCTGATGACCGCGATCACGGTCGCGATCGCGCTGGCCTCCGGCGTCATCCTGGGCGAGTACGTCGCCCAGCCGCTCAAGCGCGAGGCGCGTCGGCTGGAGAACCGGCTCGCCGGGCCTCGCCTGGTCGGGCCCTACCGCGCCATGACCCGCGCCGAGCGGCGGGCGCTCAGGCGATCGACAGACGAGTGA
- a CDS encoding glutamate--cysteine ligase has translation MRIDFHASARPTLGVEWELALVDRVSRDLVSVASDLHELAGGRLDEPERLHKELLRNTIEVVTGICDTVGEAVTDLRDTLSVVAPAAGELGVDLLGAGSHPFADWSHQQLTEGHRYAELINRTQWWGRQMLIWGVHVHVGMPERDRVMPVLASMLTTYPHLLALSASSPIWAGQDTGYASNRALMFQQLPTAGLPFAFDTWAEFEKCISDQTTTGIIDSMSDVRWDLRPAPHLGTLEHRVCDGMSDLRELAALTALVHCLVVDLDTRLAAGEELPTMPPWQVQENKWRAARYGLEAIVIVDDRNRERLVTEDLDDLLERLTPVAKRLGCEDELRSVADIPTRGASYQRQRAVAHESGGDLVAVVDALVDELAHSLTD, from the coding sequence ATGCGCATCGACTTCCACGCGTCGGCGCGGCCGACGCTCGGGGTGGAGTGGGAGCTCGCGCTCGTCGACCGGGTCAGCCGCGACCTCGTGAGCGTCGCCTCCGACCTGCACGAGCTGGCCGGCGGCCGGCTCGACGAGCCCGAACGCCTGCACAAGGAGCTGCTGCGCAACACCATCGAGGTGGTGACCGGCATCTGCGACACCGTCGGGGAGGCCGTGACCGACCTGCGCGACACGCTGTCCGTGGTCGCACCGGCCGCCGGCGAGCTCGGCGTCGACCTGCTCGGCGCCGGCTCGCACCCGTTCGCCGACTGGTCCCACCAGCAGCTCACCGAGGGCCACCGCTACGCCGAGCTCATCAACCGCACCCAGTGGTGGGGCCGCCAGATGCTCATCTGGGGAGTCCACGTGCACGTCGGCATGCCCGAGCGTGACCGCGTGATGCCGGTCCTGGCGTCGATGCTGACGACGTACCCCCACCTCCTCGCCCTGTCGGCGAGCTCGCCGATCTGGGCCGGCCAGGACACCGGCTACGCCTCCAACCGGGCGCTGATGTTCCAGCAGCTGCCGACGGCGGGACTGCCGTTCGCGTTCGACACGTGGGCCGAGTTCGAGAAGTGCATCTCCGACCAGACCACCACCGGCATCATCGACTCGATGTCCGACGTCCGGTGGGACCTGCGGCCGGCCCCGCACCTGGGCACCCTCGAGCACCGCGTCTGCGACGGGATGTCGGACCTGCGCGAGCTGGCCGCCCTGACCGCGCTCGTGCACTGCCTCGTCGTCGACCTCGACACCCGGCTCGCCGCCGGCGAGGAGCTGCCGACGATGCCGCCGTGGCAGGTCCAGGAGAACAAGTGGCGCGCCGCGCGCTACGGCCTCGAGGCGATCGTCATCGTCGACGACCGCAACCGCGAGCGGCTCGTCACCGAGGACCTCGACGACCTGCTCGAGCGGCTGACCCCGGTCGCCAAGCGGCTGGGCTGCGAGGACGAGCTGCGCAGCGTCGCGGACATCCCGACCCGCGGGGCGTCCTACCAGCGCCAGCGCGCGGTCGCGCACGAGTCCGGCGGCGACCTGGTCGCGGTCGTCGACGCCCTGGTCGACGAGCTGGCCCACTCGCTCACCGACTGA
- a CDS encoding WS/DGAT/MGAT family O-acyltransferase, producing the protein MLDPIDPTGTGFLLAENRNMPMHVGGLQLFEKPAGAGRGYAREMYEQMRAVEQVSPLFLKHPHRSVRTAGQLVWQPDEQFDIEHHVRHSALPKPGRVRELLELCSRLHSSRLAWERPLWEATVIEGLRDGRVALYTKTHHALVDGVSAMRLLASVLSTDPDERDMPAPWAQRPRPPRERPATASASLSDVSAATVRTALALATEAAGMPGALVRTLNRGVRNETSALSLYAPRTILNQSITGSRRFAAQDWPVERLRAVGRASGTTINDVVLAMVSGAMRTYLAELDALPDTTLVSMVPVGLNAKQSQLASTDGGNAVGSVMVQLGTHLDDPADRLAAIHRSMKDGKEALSAMTPAQIVAMSALGQAPAILGPVLRMQGIVRPPYNLIVSNVPGPRTTHYWNGARLTGMYPLSIPINGMALNITCTSYDGKMCFGLTGCRRTVPHLQVLLQYLDDELVALERAAGV; encoded by the coding sequence GTGCTCGATCCGATCGACCCGACGGGGACCGGCTTCCTGCTCGCCGAGAACCGCAACATGCCGATGCACGTCGGCGGCCTCCAGCTCTTCGAGAAGCCGGCGGGCGCCGGGCGCGGCTACGCCCGCGAGATGTACGAGCAGATGCGCGCCGTCGAGCAGGTGTCGCCCCTCTTCCTCAAGCACCCGCACCGCTCCGTCCGCACGGCCGGGCAGCTGGTCTGGCAGCCCGACGAGCAGTTCGACATCGAGCACCACGTCCGCCACAGCGCCCTGCCCAAGCCCGGCCGCGTCCGCGAGCTGCTGGAGCTGTGCTCGCGCCTGCACAGCTCGCGGCTGGCCTGGGAGCGCCCGCTGTGGGAGGCCACCGTGATCGAGGGCCTGCGCGACGGACGGGTCGCGCTCTACACCAAGACCCACCACGCCCTCGTCGACGGCGTCTCGGCGATGCGGCTGCTGGCCAGCGTGCTCTCGACCGACCCCGACGAGCGCGACATGCCCGCCCCCTGGGCGCAGCGCCCGCGCCCGCCGCGCGAACGGCCGGCCACCGCCAGCGCCTCGCTGTCGGACGTCTCGGCCGCCACCGTGCGTACGGCGCTCGCGCTCGCGACCGAGGCCGCCGGGATGCCCGGCGCGCTGGTGCGCACGCTCAACCGGGGTGTGCGCAACGAGACCTCCGCGCTGTCGCTCTACGCCCCGCGCACGATCCTCAACCAGAGCATCACCGGCTCGCGCCGGTTCGCCGCCCAGGACTGGCCGGTCGAGCGGCTGCGCGCCGTCGGCCGGGCGAGCGGCACCACGATCAACGACGTCGTGCTGGCGATGGTCAGCGGCGCGATGCGGACCTACCTCGCCGAGCTCGACGCGCTGCCGGACACCACGCTGGTGTCGATGGTCCCGGTCGGGCTCAACGCCAAGCAGTCCCAGCTCGCCTCCACCGACGGCGGCAACGCCGTCGGCTCCGTCATGGTGCAGCTCGGCACCCACCTCGACGACCCGGCCGACCGCCTCGCCGCGATCCACCGCTCGATGAAGGACGGCAAGGAGGCGCTGTCGGCGATGACCCCGGCGCAGATCGTGGCGATGAGCGCGCTCGGCCAGGCGCCCGCCATCCTCGGCCCGGTGCTGCGGATGCAGGGCATCGTCCGACCGCCCTACAACCTCATCGTCAGCAACGTCCCGGGCCCGCGCACCACCCACTACTGGAACGGCGCCCGGCTGACCGGGATGTATCCGCTGTCCATCCCGATCAACGGGATGGCGCTCAACATCACCTGCACGTCCTACGACGGAAAGATGTGCTTCGGGCTCACCGGCTGTCGGCGCACGGTCCCGCACCTGCAGGTGCTGCTGCAGTACCTCGACGACGAGCTCGTCGCGCTCGAGCGGGCGGCGGGGGTGTAG
- a CDS encoding site-specific DNA-methyltransferase, whose translation MPDEPVPPVPALPWNAFHAGDNLDVLPRLEPGSVDVVYTDPPYNTGNDFAYADRFRDGSHADPYAGRHAAWTAMMRPRLLAVREVLAQHGAVFVSIDDNEVAHLRLLMDEVFGEANFLAQVVVSLNPKGRQLGRGFATSHEYVLAYARHLPACAVDASTTESVDEADFPLRTDDGRRFRYLPLRNTNKKFNPLTAPTLHFALHGDPVSGRVATAEFPGSQPLTPVFGDGRPAVWRWSRPRVDERPDDLECRVIRGRAGERVDIFQRDWLEREGGRRKKLRTIWLSEEIGSTDTAVAELKALVGHVFESPKPTGLVRRILATLPDDVVVLDPFAGSGTTGHAVALANRADGGTRRCISINSAEPTRPGSNAQLAGLATVADITVARLAAVAEQVGGGLEIAPVIG comes from the coding sequence GTGCCCGACGAGCCCGTGCCTCCCGTGCCGGCGCTCCCGTGGAACGCCTTCCACGCCGGGGACAACCTCGACGTGCTGCCGCGGCTCGAGCCCGGGTCCGTCGACGTCGTCTACACCGATCCGCCCTACAACACCGGCAACGACTTCGCCTACGCCGACCGCTTCCGCGACGGCTCGCACGCCGACCCGTACGCCGGCCGGCACGCCGCGTGGACCGCCATGATGCGCCCGCGCCTCCTCGCCGTCCGCGAGGTCCTCGCCCAGCACGGGGCCGTGTTCGTCAGCATCGACGACAACGAGGTGGCCCACCTCCGGCTGCTGATGGACGAGGTGTTCGGGGAGGCCAACTTCCTGGCGCAGGTCGTGGTCAGCCTCAACCCGAAGGGCCGCCAGCTCGGCCGCGGGTTCGCGACCAGCCACGAGTACGTCCTGGCGTACGCCCGGCACCTGCCGGCCTGCGCGGTGGACGCCAGCACGACCGAGTCGGTGGACGAGGCGGACTTCCCGCTCCGCACGGACGACGGCCGGCGGTTCCGCTACCTGCCGCTGCGCAACACCAACAAGAAATTCAACCCGCTCACCGCGCCCACCCTCCACTTCGCGCTCCACGGCGACCCGGTGAGCGGCCGCGTGGCGACCGCCGAGTTCCCGGGCAGCCAGCCGTTGACCCCGGTCTTCGGCGACGGCCGGCCAGCGGTGTGGCGCTGGTCGCGGCCCCGGGTCGACGAGCGGCCCGACGACCTCGAGTGCCGGGTGATCCGCGGCCGCGCCGGCGAGCGGGTCGACATCTTCCAGCGCGACTGGCTCGAGCGCGAGGGCGGCCGCCGCAAGAAGCTGCGCACCATCTGGCTCTCCGAGGAGATCGGCTCCACCGACACCGCCGTCGCCGAGCTCAAGGCCCTGGTCGGCCACGTCTTCGAGTCGCCCAAGCCGACCGGGCTCGTCCGCCGGATCCTCGCGACCCTGCCGGACGACGTCGTGGTCCTCGACCCCTTCGCGGGGAGCGGCACCACCGGGCACGCGGTGGCGCTGGCCAACCGCGCCGACGGCGGCACCCGCCGCTGCATCAGCATCAACTCCGCCGAGCCGACCCGGCCGGGGTCCAACGCCCAGCTCGCCGGGCTGGCGACCGTCGCCGACATCACCGTCGCTCGGCTGGCGGCGGTCGCGGAGCAGGTGGGCGGGGGGCTCGAGATCGCCCCGGTGATCGGGTAG
- a CDS encoding phosphodiester glycosidase family protein, whose product MSLFARRPVPSAPARTRVLTIATAGVLVAGLGVGLGTPSVADDGRSGSASGRDGLSGAASGYRGRNQTSDGRPGLVVGPEVSRRGRTPVIANEATYEIAPGVTLREWDQIDGRQPIGQVRMNLVTVNLDAANISFGALTPSFVTSRRTVSQLGRWSSALTAVNGDFFDIGQTDAPLGVTVEDGGVLTGSREGWIPGVNSSLWFDASGPHVSPLSVQYSIRQARDWVVSGFNHPRVPQGQIGVFTHAFNRTKGYTVTDGKKYVREVVLRKNRVVSNRSTLSLGQKIRKKDRVLIGVGRGAKQLKTLKPRQRVTLAQRIEGGRPTAAISGDRPLLVNGVRTVINNTIAHPRTAVGIDADGRRLHVLVVDGRSAASRGYTMVELADFMTALGAENAINLDGGGSSAMYTRNGTGAMAVVNEPSDGSERRVPNGFGVFYNAPLPPVVPILPTPTTTPTPTPTPTVTPTVPPPPG is encoded by the coding sequence GTGTCACTCTTCGCGCGCCGCCCCGTGCCCTCCGCCCCCGCCCGCACCCGTGTCCTGACGATCGCCACCGCCGGCGTCCTCGTCGCCGGTCTCGGCGTGGGCCTCGGCACCCCGTCGGTCGCCGACGACGGCCGCAGCGGCTCCGCCTCCGGCCGCGACGGCCTGTCCGGCGCGGCCAGCGGCTACCGCGGCCGCAACCAGACCTCGGACGGCAGGCCGGGCCTGGTCGTCGGCCCGGAGGTCAGCCGGCGTGGCCGCACGCCGGTGATCGCCAACGAGGCGACGTACGAGATCGCGCCCGGCGTGACGCTGCGTGAGTGGGACCAGATCGACGGTCGCCAGCCGATCGGCCAGGTGCGGATGAACCTCGTCACCGTCAACCTCGACGCCGCCAACATCAGCTTCGGCGCGCTCACCCCCAGCTTCGTCACCAGCCGCCGCACCGTGAGCCAGCTGGGCCGGTGGAGCTCCGCGCTGACGGCGGTCAACGGCGACTTCTTCGACATCGGCCAGACCGACGCGCCGCTCGGCGTGACGGTCGAGGACGGCGGCGTCCTCACCGGCTCGCGCGAGGGGTGGATCCCCGGGGTCAACTCCAGCCTGTGGTTCGACGCGTCGGGCCCCCACGTGAGCCCGCTGAGCGTGCAGTACTCCATCCGCCAGGCGCGCGACTGGGTCGTCAGCGGCTTCAACCACCCGCGGGTGCCGCAGGGCCAGATCGGCGTGTTCACCCACGCCTTCAACCGCACCAAGGGCTACACCGTCACCGACGGCAAGAAGTACGTCCGCGAGGTCGTGCTGCGCAAGAACCGCGTGGTGTCGAACCGCTCCACGCTCTCCCTCGGCCAGAAGATCCGCAAGAAGGACCGCGTGCTGATCGGCGTCGGCCGGGGCGCCAAGCAGCTCAAGACGCTCAAGCCCCGCCAGCGCGTGACGCTCGCGCAGCGCATCGAGGGCGGCCGCCCGACCGCCGCCATCAGCGGTGACCGGCCGCTGCTGGTCAACGGCGTGCGCACCGTCATCAACAACACGATCGCCCACCCGCGCACCGCGGTCGGCATCGACGCCGACGGACGTCGCCTGCACGTCCTCGTCGTCGACGGTCGCTCCGCCGCGAGCCGCGGCTACACGATGGTCGAGCTCGCAGACTTCATGACCGCCCTCGGCGCCGAGAACGCCATCAACCTCGACGGCGGCGGCTCCTCCGCGATGTACACCCGCAACGGCACCGGGGCGATGGCGGTCGTCAACGAGCCGTCCGACGGCAGCGAGCGCCGGGTGCCCAACGGCTTCGGCGTGTTCTACAACGCGCCCCTGCCGCCCGTCGTGCCGATCCTGCCGACCCCGACCACCACGCCGACCCCGACGCCGACCCCGACCGTCACCCCGACGGTCCCGCCGCCGCCGGGCTGA
- a CDS encoding GTP pyrophosphokinase yields MTSGIQTEPVREAVRAYAARQPQLTAATAGYVTLIRTLLDDAGIDYLSVTGRTKSVASFSAKANRTEAGVPLYPEPLEQITDQIGVRVITYVHNDVAAVAELLADQLTILDDRDLGEETARSGRFGYASRHLLVRVDGDHDAEDAGDDAGDEADDLALAGERASVQVRTVLQHAWAEFEHDIRYKGNVPEDAAADLDRRFTLAAGLIELADREFATIRERIQAAAPGSTTEPEADHIVGQDLATFLAGHYSDAGWSHTDHYDWIAGLLTELGIDTVDDLADLLTSVDADAVIRRMGYRYPAGAVRRLDDALLAIFGEQYVTLAGNSHRVPLLRARLEKLSTPET; encoded by the coding sequence ATGACCAGCGGTATCCAGACCGAGCCGGTGCGCGAGGCCGTGCGCGCGTACGCCGCCCGCCAGCCGCAGCTGACGGCGGCCACGGCCGGCTACGTGACCCTGATCCGCACCCTGCTCGACGACGCGGGGATCGACTACCTGAGCGTCACCGGCCGGACCAAGAGCGTCGCGTCGTTCTCGGCCAAGGCCAACCGCACCGAGGCGGGGGTGCCGCTCTACCCCGAGCCGCTCGAGCAGATCACCGACCAGATCGGCGTGCGGGTCATCACCTACGTCCACAACGACGTGGCCGCGGTGGCCGAGCTCCTGGCCGACCAGCTCACCATCCTCGACGACCGCGACCTCGGCGAGGAGACGGCGCGGTCCGGTCGCTTCGGCTACGCCAGCCGCCACCTGCTCGTCCGGGTCGACGGCGACCACGACGCGGAGGACGCGGGGGACGACGCTGGCGACGAGGCGGACGACCTCGCCCTGGCCGGCGAGCGCGCGAGCGTCCAGGTGCGGACCGTGCTGCAGCACGCGTGGGCGGAGTTCGAGCACGACATCCGCTACAAGGGCAACGTGCCGGAGGACGCCGCCGCCGACCTCGACCGCCGCTTCACGCTGGCCGCTGGGCTCATCGAGCTCGCCGACCGCGAGTTCGCCACGATCCGCGAGCGCATCCAGGCGGCGGCGCCCGGCAGCACGACCGAGCCCGAGGCCGACCACATCGTCGGTCAGGACCTCGCCACCTTCCTCGCCGGCCACTACAGCGACGCGGGCTGGTCGCACACCGACCACTACGACTGGATCGCCGGGCTGCTCACCGAGCTCGGCATCGACACCGTCGACGACCTCGCCGACCTCCTGACGTCCGTGGACGCCGACGCGGTCATCCGGCGGATGGGCTACCGCTACCCCGCCGGCGCCGTACGCCGCCTCGACGACGCCCTGCTGGCGATCTTCGGCGAGCAGTACGTCACCCTCGCGGGCAACAGCCACCGCGTCCCGCTGCTGCGTGCGCGGCTGGAGAAGCTCAGCACTCCTGAGACCTGA